The genomic stretch AGGAAGACGAGGTCAAGGGATTCGCCTATAGGAATTTCCTGGAACATTTGCCGAAATGAAGCGGGACGGGCGTTTCCATCATGTAACCATGAAATTTTGTTTTTTTTACAAAATGTCCTAAATTTTTGTCCGAACGTTGGTTTATTTTCATTTAAAATAAAAATGGGCTTTCCAAAAGAAAAAACGATGGAGGGAAAGAGAAATGAAAGCATTAACATTCGTTGCCCCGGGCAAGAAAGAATTGGTGGAAAAGCCGAAACCGGAAATCCAAAAACCGACGGATGCCATCGTGAGAATTACGAAAACGACGATCTGCGGCACCGACCTGCACATCCTGGCCGGCGACGTCCCTGCCGTGACGAGCGGCCGTACGTTGGGCCATGAAGGGGTCGGGATCGTGGAAGAAGTCGGCGAAGGCGTGAAAAACTTTAAAAAGGGCGACCGCGTCCTGATTTCCTGCATCACCTCCTGCGGAAAATGCGAAAACTGCAAGAAGGGGCTGTATGCCCACTGCGAAGACGGCGGCTGGATCCTCGGCCATTTGATCGACGGGACGCAAGCGGAATATGTCCGGATTCCCCATGCGGACAACAGCTTGTACCACATTCCGGAAGGAACCGATGAAGAAGCCCTCGTCATGTTGAGCGATATTCTGCCCACCGGATTTGAAATCGGCGTTTTAAACGGAAAGGTGCAGCCCGGACATACGGTTGCGATCATCGGGGCCGGCCCGGTCGGGATGGCTGCGCTGTTGACCGCCCAATTCTATTCACCGGCGGAAATCATCATGGTCGATTTGGATGACAACCGTCTGGAAGTGTCCAAAACCTTCGGTGCGACCCATACCATTAACAGCAGTGACGGAAAAGCCGTGGAAAAGATCATGGAATACACCGGCGGAAAAGGCGTCGACGTGGCCATGGAAGCCGTCGGCATCCCCGCAACCTTCGACATTTGCCAACAAATTTTGAAACCGGGCGGATATTTGGCCAACCTCGGGGTCCATGGCAAACCGGTCGAATTCCATATCGAAAAACTTTGGATCTCCAACATCACGCTGACCACCGGCTTGGTGAACACCACCTCGACGCCGATGCTGCTAAAAACGGTCCAATCGAAAAAATTGCGACCGGAAAAATTGATCACCCATCGTTTTGCCTTTAAAGACATTATGGAAGCTTATGAAATCTTTGGAAATGCGGCAAAAAATAAAGCCTTAAAGGTCATTATCTCCAACGATTGACCAGGATGAACTCTCGGCGAAGGGAGCGGACGTTTTCCGCTCTCTTTTTAATTGCGAGGCTTGTTTGGTGGCGCGGCCGGACAGCAGGAACTCCGTCATGCCGCCTGCGGGCTCCCGGAATCGCCGCGGGACTGGGTACTTAATATTCAGCCGCCCGCAATTTGAAATAGCGGACGGCGAACCGCCGCCTCACTGCAGAAAAAGGGAAGAGGGCCAAATCTGCCAAAGGCACAACGGGCCCCCGATTGGGAAGGAGAAACCTGCCAACATAGGGTCGAAGGCTGTCCGCAATGATATGGCTCCCCTTAAGGCAGACAGGTTGCAAAATAAAAATCTATACGTTCTTAAGAGGAGTTTTTTATCTAATAATCATTGCGGGATGGCAAAAAAACTGCCGGACGTCATCGCGGATACGTACCGAGTTTTTGTCCAATCATTGAGGGACAGCCCCTTCATTGGGTGCATATCCCTCCGTTATGCCCGGGGACTGCCGGCCCCGATGGCGGCCATGCCCTCCGGCGGGCCGGTTTTGCCGCGGGACGCTTCCGCCGCTTCATCGGCAGCCGGCTCTAGGCCGTTTTTCCCGCTTTCAACAACACTTTGTTGCCCGTCAGGAAAAATCCCTGCAGGAACAAGACCAAGCCGGTTCCGATCAGCAGCCATTCGATCCTGATCATGTCCGCGACGGGTCCGAAAACGAGCATTCCCAACGGCATCATTGAGGTTGAGATCATCGTGAATATTCCGAACACTCTTCCCAAAAAGTCGCTTTCCACTTTTTCCTGCAATAAAACGGTGGCGGGCGTATTAAAGATCGGCAACGTCACCCCGAGAATGCCCATGAAAAGTAAATAGATCCAGAAATACGGAATGACGCCGAGGGCAAATGTGCAAATTCCGAAGATAAAAGTGGCGAGGGCCATCGTATGGGTCCTGTTTCGGAATCCTCCCCAATAAGCCATGAACGCTCCGCCCAGCATCATGCCGATGGAGAAAACGACTTCAATGGCCGTCAGCCGCCAAACATCGTCTCCGAAACTCCGGGCGACTTGCAGGGGAGTCAAGAAGGAAACAGGGGCGATCAGGAAAAAGAATATCGCGAAAAACAGAAAAAACTGTTTTAAAAAATCGTGTTTTTTTATAAACAGGATCCCTGTCCGCATGTCCCGGAAATAGCCGACTTTCTCCTTGAGCCGGGCCTTTTCATGGACCGGGACGTGCAAATAAGTGAGCAAAATGAAGATGGCGATCGCGGCGGTTATCACATCGATAAAGAAAATGATTTCAATGGATGCGACCGTCAGCAGCGCCCCGCTGACCATGGGCGCCACGAGGGTGACGAGGGCTTGCATGCTCCCGTTTGCGCCGTTCGCCTTCGTCAGCTTATCTTCCGGCACGATTTGCGGCAAAATCGCCCCTACAGCAGGATTTTGCACGGCCGTTCCGACTGCCCGGACAGCGGATATGACGAAAAACAGCCATAAGGCATCATATCCCGCCAAAAAAAGAACGGCCAACAACAGAGTGACCATGGCGATCATGGCGTCCGCCAGAATGATAAGCAGTTTCCGGCTGTACCGGTCGGCCCATACCCCGGCGAATGGGGAAAGGAAAAAGGTCGGGAGAAAACCGCAAATGATGTAGAGGGTCATCATAAACCCGGATTTGGTATGCAGGGTGATATACCACATGATCGCATATTGGACCAAAGCCGAACCGAAGAGGGATATCGTTTGGCTCCCCAGAAAAAGGATCAGGTTCCGTTTCCAATGATTCATTTCTTGCCACTCTCCTTTTACTTAACGCGCATTTTCCCTGACGTATCGGTTGCGCTGGGAGAACAGAATTTTAGCATAATTTTTAAGAAAAGAAAAGGAATCCCATTTTTTTAGCCGTTTCTATATACATTCCCGGCCGGATATGATATACTTCCTTACAAATTGATCATCATGCGATTGCCATAACTACTAGGGGTGCCCTTGGTGAGGGCTGAGAGAAAAACGGAAAGTTTTTCAACCCTTCGGACCTGACCCGGGTAATGCCGGCGTGGGAAAGTAGTTATTCTTTTCCGCTATTCGTTCGCAAACCAGGTCCCCAGGGATGCTGGTTTTTTTATTTTATTTGAAAAAGGATGGCTGAACCGGTATTTCTTTCGCAAAGCGATCCGCCGTTCTTTTTATCCTGGAGGAGGGGGAAAACGATGGATGCCCGTACCGTATGTGCGTTGCTCAACAGGATTCGGGAACAAAAACCGTTGATTCACAATATTACCAACATCGTCGTGGCGAATTTTTCCGCCAATGGCTTGCTGGCCCTTGGAGCCTCTCCCTTTATGGCTTCTTCCGAAAACGAGGCCGCGGAGGCCGCAAAAATGGCGGATGCCCTTGTCTTGAATATGGGAACGGTCGATGAAGCGATTTTGAAGGCGATGGTCAAAGCGGGGCGATCCGCCAATGCCCATGGAACCCCCGTCATCTTTGATCCGGTCGGCGCAGGGGCAACCCCTTACCGAAAGTTTGTCGCTAAAAGCCTTCTGGAAGAGCTGAAAATGACGATGATACGGGGCAATGCGGCGGAGATTTCCCAGCTGATCGGGGAACAGGGGGAGGTAAAGGGGGTCGATGCCGGAGATTTAAAAGGAAATCCGGCCGAATGGGCAAAAAGGGCGGCGAAACAATGGCAAACCGTGGTCATTGCGACCGGCAAAGATGATGTCATATCGGACGGTTCCAAAACCTTTCTCGTTCATAACGGACATCCCATCCTGACGCAAGTCACTGGAACGGGCTGCCTGCTGTCCGCCGTTGCCGGCGCTTTTGCCGCCGTCGAAAAGGACCCGGTAAAAGCGGCCGTATCGGCGGTGGTTTTTTACGGCGTTGCAGCGGAGATCGCAGCGGAAAAGAGCGGGAAACAGGGACCGGGCAGCTTCCAAATGGAATTTATCAATCAATTGGCCCTTGTTTCGGAAGCGGAAATTCTCCGACACGGTTCCTTTGAACAAATCGAATGACTTCGGGCAGGGGCAGTGCGGAAGGCAATTTCGGTCGCCGACGCCGCTTACTGATGGGATAAAGGCCTTCCTTGGCTTGAATCGGACACCAGGGGGAGACCGTCGGCGTATCCAATCCGGGGATGGGCAGGCAAGGGGGAATAGGGCGAAATGAATGATCATTTTTCAACCGATGCGGGCAACCCCAGTTTTGCAAAAGGAGGGATGACCGATGAAAAACGTTTCGAAAGCGTTGACCATCGCGGGTTCGGACAGCGGCGGCGGAGCGGGGATACAAGCAGACTTGAAAACGTTTCAGGAATTAAACGTATACGGCATGTCCGTGTTAACCGCGGTAACCGCTCAAAATACATTGGGCGTCCAAGCCGTATATCCGATGACGCCGGAAGCCGTCCGCCGACAAATCGATTCCATTGCCCAAGACATGGGAACCGACGCTTTGAAGACCGGCATGCTTTTCTCCGCTGAGATTATTGCTGCCGTGGCGGAAAAAATTCGCCAATACCAATGGGAAAAAGTGGTCGTGGATCCCGTCATGGTCGCCAAAGGCGGGGAGACATTGTTGGAATGGGAAGCCGTGGACAGCTTAAAAAACGATTTATTGCCGTTGGCCTGCCTGGTTACGCCGAATATTCCGGAGGCCGAAGTATTGACGGAAATGTCCATTCAAACGATGGAAGACAAAAAAGCCGCCTGCCAAAAACTGCACCGTCTCGGGCCCAAATGGGTGCTGATCAAAGGGGGGCATGATCGGGGGGACGATCAGGCCACCGATATCCTGTTCGATGGAAAGGAATTTTTCACATTCCAAAGCAAAAGGATTCCCACAAAAAATACCCACGGCACCGGATGCACCTTTTCCGCGGCCATTACGGCTGAGCTGGCAAAGGGAGCGGAGGTGCCGGATGCGGTGTCCGCGGCGAAAAAATTTATTGCAGCCGCCATTGAAAACGGCATCAAAATCGGCAAGGGGCATGGCCCGACGAATCATTGGGCGCATAGACTAAAAGGGGATGAGTCCAATTGAAGAGAATGAATGAAAAAGCATTGCGGGAAGCCTTGAAACTCTATTTTGTGATGGGGAGCGCGAATTGCCGGGAAGAACCGGCCGAAGTTTTGAAGAAGGCGATAGCCGGGGGAATTACAATGTTTCAATTTCGGGAAAAAGGAAAAGGCGCTTTGACGGGTGCCGAAAAATTCGCATTGGCGGAAGAGCTTCACTATATTTGCAAAAAGGCGGGCATCCCTTTTATTGTGGATGACGATATTCCGTTGGCCCTTGCGTTAAACGCGGACGGTGTGCACATCGGGCAAGAGGATGAGCCCATCGAGCGGGCGCGGGAAAAAATCGGTGACCGGATATTGGGCGTATCCGTCCATCGTGCGGAAGAAGCCAAAGCGGCCATTGAAAAGGGGGCGGATTATCTTGGGGTCGGACCGATTTTCCCGACGAAGACGAAGGAAGATGCCCGATCGGCCATAGGTACGGGCCTCATCAGAAAATTGCGTTCGGAAGGATACACCATTCCGATGGTGGGCATCGGCGGCATTCAACCGGAAAATGCCGCTTCCGTTATGGAGGCCGGCGCGGACGGAGTCGCCGTCATCAGCGCCATCAGTGCGGCCGAGAATGTGGTCCGGGCGGCGAAAACATTAAAAAAATGCGTATTATTGAAGAGCAAAAGGTAAAAAGCCGCATCGGCCGGCGGAATGATGGGGAAAAGCCGTTATGTCATCCTGACGCTTTCCCGCCGAGCCGGATGAAACAAGCGGGAGGTTGTTCATGTCAATATCCCGAGACCGGGTCCGGGATTTTTTTATTCCGCCCGTGTTCACATGGGAAGATATGTCGATGGGGCCGCCGGAGACATTATCTGCCGGATGAAATCGGCGGGGGATCCGGGGTCAAACGGGCGGAAAAACTTCCTGGGGATATGAATGAGATGTTTGCGGAACTCCGAAGCAGGGGGCTGCTTGGCTGGCTGTAAAGCTGTCCGCGCGGTTCCATCCGGATGCCAGGACGCCCGTCGGGGTGCGGCGGGCGAGATCGTTTACGGGTGAAAGGATAATGGGGGATCTTTTTCAATGATTGCCGCCGGTATTGAAACCTTACTGGAATCGGTACTAGTGGGAAATATCCGTCGCTTGATGCTTGCGGCATGACTGCGCCTGAGACGGGTCCAAAAACCGCATCCGAAAATCTTGATACAAACTTGTACAAAAAAGGGTTGCAAAGGAAAAGGGATCGATGTATAATAGTCCTCGGTTGAAATTTTAAGAGAGTGCGGGGCATTAGCTCAGTTGGGAGAGCGCTACGCTGGCAGCGTAGAGGTCACCGGTTCGAGCCCGGTATGCTCCATCAAGAAACCCTAGAGCCATGAAGGTTCTAGGGTTTTTTTGCTGATTTTAGGCAAAAGCGAAAATAGCTATCGTTATATTAAGTGCGGGAGATCAGTTTTTTGCAGCATGTCATCAGTATCGAAGGCCGTTGGCGAATAGTTGGAGATTTTCAAATTTCCGTCTTTTTTTTTCAATCATGCAGATACAGATAAAATTCCGACAACGGAAAATACTCTTCTTCGAAGTAGACAGTATCATCAATTTTTATGATAAAATCTCCCTCAACATATAGAGCGTTGAGCACCTCACTCCCTCCTTTATTGTTAAAAATTTACAAATGTTCCTATAGTATGTCAAATAGAAAAGCTGCCGCCCTCCGATTTCCCGATTCCTTCCCTTCTTCCGATGCTTTCGATTATAATAGTCGGTGAGTCGGACTTACAGGTAGGGTAACGTACAGCCAAGGAAAGGAGCGGCAATCATGGACAGGCTCAAACAATTGTTGCGCCGGATCGATCAAAAAGGGTACAAGGCGTATAAAACGATCGAAGGCCGTTATTCGTTTCCGAAGTATACCTTGTCCATCGACCATGTCCAAGGGGATCCCTTCGCCGAGCCGTCGAAAGTCCGGGTGATCGTGCCGCGGGAGAAAACGGCCCTGGCGGAGGAATGGACGAATACCAAAATCCGCAAAATCCGCTGCGAAGATCTGCTTGCCCGCCGGGTTCATGCGGAACTGCGCCAAGGGGTGAGCAGGGTGCGGGGGTCCGGGAAGAGCGGGATCGTCTCCATCGATGCCCCGAATCAAAAGGTCCTCGAACGGACGGCGGTGCAGATCGGTTCCGATTCGGTCACCGTTTGCCTGTCGGTCGGGCTTCCCGCCAGCGGCAGACGGATCTTGGGCCGGGAAGCGGAAACCATTTTTTTTGAGCAGATTCCCAAGGTCATCGACCGGGCGGTGTACGGACTGAGAGAAGAAGAAATCCGTTCCGCCGTGCGGCTGGCCGATCAGCAGCAGGCGATCCGCCAATATTTAAAGGAAAATGGACTGGTCGCCTTCGTCGCCAACGGCTCGATCCTTCCTCGGGAAAGCGGGGTAAGCGACAAGCCGTTGAAAAAGGGGGCCGTCCCCTTCCAAAGCCCGCCGGAACTCGAGATCGCCATTCCCGTTCCCGGCAGGGAAGAACCGTTGAAAGGAATGGGAATCCGAAAAGGCATTACCTTGATCGTCGGCGGCGGTTATCACGGCAAGTCGACGCTGTTAAAAGCCCTCGAACACGGGGTGTATGATCATGTGGCCGGTGACGGGAGGGAATACGTCATTACCGACAGCGGGGCCGTCAAGATCCGCGCGGAAGACGGCCGCAGCGTGGCCAATGTGGATATTTCCCCGCTGATCGGCACCCTCCCCCATGGGAAAGAGACCGTGCATTTTTCGACGGAAAACGCCAGCGGCAGCACGTCCCAGGCGGCCAATATGATCGAAATGGTCGAAGCGGGGGCGACCGTATTTTTGATCGATGAAGACACGAGCGCAACGAATCTCCTGATCCGCGACGGGCGCATGCAGGAGCTGGTCGCGAAACGGTCGGAACCCATTACCCCCTTCATCGACAAGGCCCGTCAGCTGTTTGACGATTACGGGATTTCTTCGATCCTTGTCGTTGGCGGATTGGGGGATTATTTCGAGATTGCCGATTGCGTCATCAAGCTGGAAGAATATGTTCCCGCGGACGTGACGGCGGAAGCCAAAAAGATCGCCGCCGCCATGCCGTCGGGAAGAAAGGCGGAAGGAGGAGCTTCCTTCGGTTCCATCCGCGAGCGGATCCCCCTGCCGGAAAGTTTGAACAGCATGAAGGGGAAAAAACCGAAGGTTACGGCGCGGGGACGGTATGTCATCCAATACGGGCAGACGGATCTCTTGCTCCAGGCGCTGGAACAATTGGTCGATGACAGCCAGACGAGGGCGATTGCCGCCGCCCTGTACTACATGGAACGGAACGGCTGGCTGTCGAAAGGGAAGACGATCCGTGAGCTGCTCGATGCCATGGAGGAACAATGGGACCGCGCGGGACTGGGTTCCATCTCCACCCGCAAAGGACATCCGGGGGAACTGGCCCGCCCCCGCAGGCTGGAACTCGCGGCGGCTTTGAACCGGCTGCGCACCCTCCGGTGCGGGTAAAGAGCGGGGTCTTAAACGACCCGGGTGATGAATCCGGGATTCCTGCTCAAAAATGCCAGGTATTGAATGAAGGCCTTGCCCGATCCGTACAATGAATTCTTTTGAAGCTTGCCAAGACGTGTCCACAGCGATAGGTTCCGTCGGCTGCGACGGGAACGTCCCTTTGCAATGGCGGAACTTCCCTTACCTTCGATTTTGCACAATTTGGAAGGCGCTTTTTGGGAAGTCTTTGGTTCCTGCCTGCTTTGCGGCTGCCTCAAGGCCATATTATGGGCCTGGGGCAGTTTTTCTTTGCTTTTTTTCGGATTCTTATTTCGAAAGCAGATCATTGGCCGGATCCGGCCTAGCGCCGGAACGGGGATCGCCGCGGCTTGCCTTCCCATCATGGGCCGGCTCACGGATCACAAAGGTGACTTCTTTTGGATGCGGTGAATGGAAATTTTAAAAAAATACCCTGCAGACAACGCAGGGTATTTTCACGGTTTGAAAGGACTGCCGGGTGAATTGATGTTCGGCTTTGCGTTTTTCCATCCCGCCGGCGCGTTAAAAAATCCCCGGCCCGAACAGGCCCCGGCCTCCGAATCCAGAGTAACCACCGAATCCCGGGTATCCTCCGTATCTCGGCCTGGCAAATCCATGGTGGACAACGACATTTTTCGTAAAGGGACGGACGATGTTTCTCGGAACGTCGACAACATTGATCCGGTTAACCCTTACAACCGGATGGATGACCGGGACGGGACGGCGGACAAAACGGTCATTCACCACATATTTAGGCGGACAAACGATCGGATGCACACATCTCGACAAAGGAAACTCACCTCCTTAAATAGTAAATGTTTGATCGCCATTTTTTGAAACGGACAAATAACACAATTGTAAAAACAAGGGGATATTTTCGATGAATTTTTTTCGAATAGGAGGGTCGGCGGAGCATCCGTCGGATCCTTCCGCCGTCGGGAGCAAGTCCGGGAACGGGATTTCAGCGGGGAAAAGATGAAGGGGCGTCCGTAAACCGGATCCTGGATTTTGCGCCGTTTATTGATTTTGCGGGAAATGGTCGGGGGGTCCGGCCGATCGGAGGGCACGCCGGTTTTTCGACCGATTGTCCGCAGGTTGGCATGCCCGCCGGTTTTTCCATGCGCTACGGACCTGCCGGCGCCGGAGCGTCGGTCTTTCAAGTCAAATGCCAATAGGTTTTCCTTCCGTTGTTCAAAACGAGGGCCTTGCGGGGGACCTGGGCAGACAGCAGGAACGCATTCAACAGATCCACAGAAGATCCTAAAGCGTTCAGGAAAATGAAAAATTCGAATGCGGGAGACAGCCGTACGAATCCGCCCAGGATGAAGGGCAGGATGACCGACAAAAGGACGAAGGGCGCAAAGGAGATCCATACCGCCCGCCGCTTCGTGAGGATTTCCTCCGTGTAAACATAGCCGCCGAACCACGCCAAGCCGAGGTACGTTTTATCCGAGCGGATGAAATCCGGAATGAATGCCAGATGAAGCAATTCGTGGATAAGAAGAAAAACGGGCAGAAAAAGCAATATCGGAAAATTGATGGTCACTTCCAAGGTCCCCTTGTCCAAGCCTTTGATCTGCCATATCGAAAAAAGAATTTCCTTCAGGAGTCCGAAGCATGTTTTCCCCGAATGGAAAGCCATCAACCCCAGGGAAATGGCGCCGCTTGCGATCAAAAAGGGCAGGGAAAGGAAGAATCCCGTCCACGCGCCTTCCGGCTCTTTCAAGGGCACCCAGCCGCCGGCCGCCAACTGCCGGTCTTTTTCTTCATTCCCTTTCGGGATTTTAAAGGAAATTTTCAAGAACGATCACATCCCGATCCATTTTTCCATTGTCTTGTGACCCATTATAATACATCCTGCGGCATCGGAGAATGCGAACCGCAAGAATCTTTGCTCCGGTGCGTGCGCGGCGCTTCGGACGGGGGGAGAGGAGTGGCGCTCGTGCCGGACGAATGAAAGAATTCGCCACCCGACCCTCTCCCGTTCCCAACATCTGGTCCCCACGGGAAAAACCGGCCGTTTGCCGGCGGCACGAAAAAGAAAACAGGAAATCGGGGGAGGTTCGCCCGGAAGGCCGGCAGTCCAGGCGGAGGTCCTATCGGGAGAGGCCGTCGGCAGCGGAAGTTTTGTCCGGAATAGCCGCAGGCGAAGGCCCGGTATCCTCAACCGCCGTCTGGCGGAGGAAGAGGGGCTTTCCCCTTGACATCATTTTGACACATAACCATGGTATAATGATCGGGAGAGTTGAAGCGAAGCGCGTGTTGGGCTGGTGATCCGATGAAGACGATTCTGATCGTGGAAGACGAGTATCCGATCAGCCAAGTGCTGTCGGCTTATCTGAAGCGGGCGAATTTCCGGACCGTGCAGGTTTTTAGCGGCGGCGAAGCCCTGGAAAAATTTGAGGAGATCAAGCCCGATCTGGTGATTTTGGACGTGATGCTTCCGGGTAAAAGCGGCTGGGATATCTTAAAGGAAATCCGCAGGAAAAGCGATTGCCCGGTCATTATGCTCACTGCCCTCGGCGATGTGAATTACCGGTTGACCGGATTCAATGAAGGCGCGGACGATTACATCCCCAAACCTTTCCACGGCGAGGAGGTCGTCGCCAGGGTGAAGGCGGTGCTGCGCCGGAGCGAAAACGCCTCAAGCGGTCCGGTACGCCGGTTCGGCCGGCTGGAGATCGACCATCAAGCCCACCGGGTCACCCTGAACGGAAAGGAAATCGCCCTCACCCCGAGAGACTTGTCGGTTTTGCTGTTTCTGGCCGAACATCCGAATCGGACGTTCACCCGGGAAGAATTGATCGAACAGATCTGGGGCTGGGAATATGATGGGAGCGACCGGGCCGTGGATCTTTCGATCAAACGGATCAGGAAGGCGCTGAAAGACTGGCCGAAAGAAGAAGGGGAAATTAAAACTTTACGCGGATTGGGGTATCAATTCAGTGTTTACCAGAAATAAAAGCAAACGGATCCCGTTGCAGCGGTATTGGACGACCCGCTATTTGCTCACCCTCATCGTCGGTTTGATCGCCATTGCCCTCGTATCCGCCCTTTGGATCCGGCATACGACGCTCCAGCACCGGCTCAAGATGATGGAGCTCATGGCGGAGGAAATCGCCAACCGGATCGTCCTGTTCAACGACGGTTCCCTCGGCTTGCAGGGGGAAATCGGGGGTATCATGAGAGGACCGGGAATGGCCTTGGAAGGGGATCCGTCTTTTTACATTGCCGATGCCCG from Caldibacillus debilis DSM 16016 encodes the following:
- a CDS encoding DUF7878 domain-containing protein, giving the protein MLNALYVEGDFIIKIDDTVYFEEEYFPLSEFYLYLHD
- a CDS encoding DUF3267 domain-containing protein, translated to MKISFKIPKGNEEKDRQLAAGGWVPLKEPEGAWTGFFLSLPFLIASGAISLGLMAFHSGKTCFGLLKEILFSIWQIKGLDKGTLEVTINFPILLFLPVFLLIHELLHLAFIPDFIRSDKTYLGLAWFGGYVYTEEILTKRRAVWISFAPFVLLSVILPFILGGFVRLSPAFEFFIFLNALGSSVDLLNAFLLSAQVPRKALVLNNGRKTYWHLT
- a CDS encoding ABC-ATPase domain-containing protein; the protein is MDRLKQLLRRIDQKGYKAYKTIEGRYSFPKYTLSIDHVQGDPFAEPSKVRVIVPREKTALAEEWTNTKIRKIRCEDLLARRVHAELRQGVSRVRGSGKSGIVSIDAPNQKVLERTAVQIGSDSVTVCLSVGLPASGRRILGREAETIFFEQIPKVIDRAVYGLREEEIRSAVRLADQQQAIRQYLKENGLVAFVANGSILPRESGVSDKPLKKGAVPFQSPPELEIAIPVPGREEPLKGMGIRKGITLIVGGGYHGKSTLLKALEHGVYDHVAGDGREYVITDSGAVKIRAEDGRSVANVDISPLIGTLPHGKETVHFSTENASGSTSQAANMIEMVEAGATVFLIDEDTSATNLLIRDGRMQELVAKRSEPITPFIDKARQLFDDYGISSILVVGGLGDYFEIADCVIKLEEYVPADVTAEAKKIAAAMPSGRKAEGGASFGSIRERIPLPESLNSMKGKKPKVTARGRYVIQYGQTDLLLQALEQLVDDSQTRAIAAALYYMERNGWLSKGKTIRELLDAMEEQWDRAGLGSISTRKGHPGELARPRRLELAAALNRLRTLRCG
- a CDS encoding response regulator transcription factor, coding for MKTILIVEDEYPISQVLSAYLKRANFRTVQVFSGGEALEKFEEIKPDLVILDVMLPGKSGWDILKEIRRKSDCPVIMLTALGDVNYRLTGFNEGADDYIPKPFHGEEVVARVKAVLRRSENASSGPVRRFGRLEIDHQAHRVTLNGKEIALTPRDLSVLLFLAEHPNRTFTREELIEQIWGWEYDGSDRAVDLSIKRIRKALKDWPKEEGEIKTLRGLGYQFSVYQK
- a CDS encoding MFS transporter, yielding MNHWKRNLILFLGSQTISLFGSALVQYAIMWYITLHTKSGFMMTLYIICGFLPTFFLSPFAGVWADRYSRKLLIILADAMIAMVTLLLAVLFLAGYDALWLFFVISAVRAVGTAVQNPAVGAILPQIVPEDKLTKANGANGSMQALVTLVAPMVSGALLTVASIEIIFFIDVITAAIAIFILLTYLHVPVHEKARLKEKVGYFRDMRTGILFIKKHDFLKQFFLFFAIFFFLIAPVSFLTPLQVARSFGDDVWRLTAIEVVFSIGMMLGGAFMAYWGGFRNRTHTMALATFIFGICTFALGVIPYFWIYLLFMGILGVTLPIFNTPATVLLQEKVESDFLGRVFGIFTMISTSMMPLGMLVFGPVADMIRIEWLLIGTGLVLFLQGFFLTGNKVLLKAGKTA
- a CDS encoding zinc-dependent alcohol dehydrogenase family protein; this translates as MKALTFVAPGKKELVEKPKPEIQKPTDAIVRITKTTICGTDLHILAGDVPAVTSGRTLGHEGVGIVEEVGEGVKNFKKGDRVLISCITSCGKCENCKKGLYAHCEDGGWILGHLIDGTQAEYVRIPHADNSLYHIPEGTDEEALVMLSDILPTGFEIGVLNGKVQPGHTVAIIGAGPVGMAALLTAQFYSPAEIIMVDLDDNRLEVSKTFGATHTINSSDGKAVEKIMEYTGGKGVDVAMEAVGIPATFDICQQILKPGGYLANLGVHGKPVEFHIEKLWISNITLTTGLVNTTSTPMLLKTVQSKKLRPEKLITHRFAFKDIMEAYEIFGNAAKNKALKVIISND
- the thiM gene encoding hydroxyethylthiazole kinase, which gives rise to MDARTVCALLNRIREQKPLIHNITNIVVANFSANGLLALGASPFMASSENEAAEAAKMADALVLNMGTVDEAILKAMVKAGRSANAHGTPVIFDPVGAGATPYRKFVAKSLLEELKMTMIRGNAAEISQLIGEQGEVKGVDAGDLKGNPAEWAKRAAKQWQTVVIATGKDDVISDGSKTFLVHNGHPILTQVTGTGCLLSAVAGAFAAVEKDPVKAAVSAVVFYGVAAEIAAEKSGKQGPGSFQMEFINQLALVSEAEILRHGSFEQIE
- the thiD gene encoding bifunctional hydroxymethylpyrimidine kinase/phosphomethylpyrimidine kinase codes for the protein MKNVSKALTIAGSDSGGGAGIQADLKTFQELNVYGMSVLTAVTAQNTLGVQAVYPMTPEAVRRQIDSIAQDMGTDALKTGMLFSAEIIAAVAEKIRQYQWEKVVVDPVMVAKGGETLLEWEAVDSLKNDLLPLACLVTPNIPEAEVLTEMSIQTMEDKKAACQKLHRLGPKWVLIKGGHDRGDDQATDILFDGKEFFTFQSKRIPTKNTHGTGCTFSAAITAELAKGAEVPDAVSAAKKFIAAAIENGIKIGKGHGPTNHWAHRLKGDESN
- the thiE gene encoding thiamine phosphate synthase, which produces MNEKALREALKLYFVMGSANCREEPAEVLKKAIAGGITMFQFREKGKGALTGAEKFALAEELHYICKKAGIPFIVDDDIPLALALNADGVHIGQEDEPIERAREKIGDRILGVSVHRAEEAKAAIEKGADYLGVGPIFPTKTKEDARSAIGTGLIRKLRSEGYTIPMVGIGGIQPENAASVMEAGADGVAVISAISAAENVVRAAKTLKKCVLLKSKR